One part of the Brassica oleracea var. oleracea cultivar TO1000 unplaced genomic scaffold, BOL UnpScaffold00945, whole genome shotgun sequence genome encodes these proteins:
- the LOC106320502 gene encoding UDP-glycosyltransferase 71B5-like isoform X1, with product MRPFFCNLLLVLDSLGPALLVFIPAAEIGHLRSTVELAKKLLDEDDLLSITVLIIPRPSADDSDHVTPLFTPSQERLRHVTISAADQPPDVPLDPKAFMDNQKPKVRDAVSKLLDSPPRLAGFVVDMFCTSMIEVAEEFKVRTYMMYTSNAAFLGITLHLQLMFDEKRYDVSELDDSVNELDFPCLTRPYPVECLPYLFTSKQWLPFFFDQARNFRKLKGILVNSFAELEPHSLKIFSGDLPQAYPVGPLLHLQNDVVEAKQSEVLRWLDEQPARSVVFLCFGSMGGFNEEQTREIAVALERSGHRFLWSLRRGSPDILTEPPGDYANPEEVLPEGFSDRTSGRGKVIGWAPQVAVLAKPAIGSFVTHCGWNSVLESLWFGVPMVTWPLYVEQKINAFEMVEELGLAVEIRRFFRGDLLGGEMETVAAEDIERAVRRVMEEGSDVRKRVKEMAEKCHVALEDGGSSQVALQKFIRDVVENVVV from the coding sequence ATGCGGCCGTTTTTTTGTAACTTGCTTCTGGTCTTGGATTCCCTAGGACCGGCACTGCTTGTGTTCATACCCGCGGCGGAAATTGGCCATCTCCGGTCAACCGTCGAGTTAGCTAAGAAACTCCTCGACGAAGACGATCTTCTCTCAATCACCGTACTCATCATCCCTCGCCCTTCCGCCGACGATTCCGACCACGTTACACCCCTTTTCACGCCGTCTCAAGAACGCCTCCGTCACGTCACCATCTCCGCCGCAGATCAACCACCCGACGTTCCTCTCGATCCTAAAGCCTTCATGGACAACCAAAAGCCGAAAGTGAGAGACGCAGTCTCCAAACTCCTCGACTCGCCGCCGCGGCTCGCCGGATTCGTCGTCGACATGTTCTGCACGTCGATGATAGAAGTAGCTGAAGAATTCAAAGTCCGTACGTATATGATGTACACGTCAAACGCTGCGTTTCTAGGAATCACGCTTCATCTCCAGTTAATGTTCGACGAGAAGAGGTATGACGTCAGCGAGTTGGACGACTCGGTCAACGAGTTGGACTTCCCGTGTTTGACTCGTCCTTATCCTGTGGAATGTCTTCCTTATCTATTCACCTCTAAGCAGTGGCTTCCCTTCTTTTTTGACCAAGCACGAAACTTCCGAAAGTTGAAGGGTATTTTAGTAAATTCCTTTGCTGAGCTGGAGCCTCACTCTTTGAAAATATTCTCTGGTGACCTTCCTCAAGCGTATCCAGTGGGACCACTGCTGCATCTCCAAAACGACGTCGTCGAAGCGAAGCAATCGGAGGTTTTACGGTGGCTCGACGAGCAACCGGCGAGGTCGGTCGTGTTCCTCTGTTTCGGGAGCATGGGAGGCTTCAACGAGGAGCAAACGAGAGAAATCGCCGTCGCGTTGGAAAGAAGCGGCCACCGGTTTCTCTGGTCTCTCCGCCGCGGATCGCCGGATATACTGACGGAGCCTCCCGGAGATTACGCGAATCCGGAGGAGGTTCTACCGGAGGGATTCTCGGATCGGACGTCGGGGAGAGGGAAGGTGATCGGATGGGCTCCGCAAGTGGCGGTGCTCGCTAAGCCGGCGATCGGGAGCTTCGTTACCCACTGCGGATGGAACTCGGTGCTCGAGAGCTTGTGGTTCGGCGTTCCGATGGTGACGTGGCCGCTCTACGTGGAGCAGAAGATCAACGCGTTCGAGATGGTGGAGGAGCTTGGACTGGCGGTGGAGATACGGAGGTTCTTTAGAGGAGATTTGTTGGGCGGAGAGATGGAGACGGTTGCGGCGGAGGATATTGAGAGAGCGGTGAGGCGTGTGATGGAGGAAGGTAGTGACGTCAGGAAGAGAGTGAAGGAGATGGCTGAGAAGTGCCACGTGGCGTTAGAGGATGGTGGATCTTCGCAGGTGGCTTTGCAGAAGTTTATTCGAGACGTGGTCGAAAACGTTGTGGTCTAA
- the LOC106320502 gene encoding UDP-glycosyltransferase 71B5-like isoform X3, which translates to MKKIQLVFIPAAEIGHLRSTVELAKKLLDEDDLLSITVLIIPRPSADDSDHVTPLFTPSQERLRHVTISAADQPPDVPLDPKAFMDNQKPKVRDAVSKLLDSPPRLAGFVVDMFCTSMIEVAEEFKVRTYMMYTSNAAFLGITLHLQLMFDEKRYDVSELDDSVNELDFPCLTRPYPVECLPYLFTSKQWLPFFFDQARNFRKLKGILVNSFAELEPHSLKIFSGDLPQAYPVGPLLHLQNDVVEAKQSEVLRWLDEQPARSVVFLCFGSMGGFNEEQTREIAVALERSGHRFLWSLRRGSPDILTEPPGDYANPEEVLPEGFSDRTSGRGKVIGWAPQVAVLAKPAIGSFVTHCGWNSVLESLWFGVPMVTWPLYVEQKINAFEMVEELGLAVEIRRFFRGDLLGGEMETVAAEDIERAVRRVMEEGSDVRKRVKEMAEKCHVALEDGGSSQVALQKFIRDVVENVVV; encoded by the exons atgaagaaaatccAACTTGTGTTCA TACCCGCGGCGGAAATTGGCCATCTCCGGTCAACCGTCGAGTTAGCTAAGAAACTCCTCGACGAAGACGATCTTCTCTCAATCACCGTACTCATCATCCCTCGCCCTTCCGCCGACGATTCCGACCACGTTACACCCCTTTTCACGCCGTCTCAAGAACGCCTCCGTCACGTCACCATCTCCGCCGCAGATCAACCACCCGACGTTCCTCTCGATCCTAAAGCCTTCATGGACAACCAAAAGCCGAAAGTGAGAGACGCAGTCTCCAAACTCCTCGACTCGCCGCCGCGGCTCGCCGGATTCGTCGTCGACATGTTCTGCACGTCGATGATAGAAGTAGCTGAAGAATTCAAAGTCCGTACGTATATGATGTACACGTCAAACGCTGCGTTTCTAGGAATCACGCTTCATCTCCAGTTAATGTTCGACGAGAAGAGGTATGACGTCAGCGAGTTGGACGACTCGGTCAACGAGTTGGACTTCCCGTGTTTGACTCGTCCTTATCCTGTGGAATGTCTTCCTTATCTATTCACCTCTAAGCAGTGGCTTCCCTTCTTTTTTGACCAAGCACGAAACTTCCGAAAGTTGAAGGGTATTTTAGTAAATTCCTTTGCTGAGCTGGAGCCTCACTCTTTGAAAATATTCTCTGGTGACCTTCCTCAAGCGTATCCAGTGGGACCACTGCTGCATCTCCAAAACGACGTCGTCGAAGCGAAGCAATCGGAGGTTTTACGGTGGCTCGACGAGCAACCGGCGAGGTCGGTCGTGTTCCTCTGTTTCGGGAGCATGGGAGGCTTCAACGAGGAGCAAACGAGAGAAATCGCCGTCGCGTTGGAAAGAAGCGGCCACCGGTTTCTCTGGTCTCTCCGCCGCGGATCGCCGGATATACTGACGGAGCCTCCCGGAGATTACGCGAATCCGGAGGAGGTTCTACCGGAGGGATTCTCGGATCGGACGTCGGGGAGAGGGAAGGTGATCGGATGGGCTCCGCAAGTGGCGGTGCTCGCTAAGCCGGCGATCGGGAGCTTCGTTACCCACTGCGGATGGAACTCGGTGCTCGAGAGCTTGTGGTTCGGCGTTCCGATGGTGACGTGGCCGCTCTACGTGGAGCAGAAGATCAACGCGTTCGAGATGGTGGAGGAGCTTGGACTGGCGGTGGAGATACGGAGGTTCTTTAGAGGAGATTTGTTGGGCGGAGAGATGGAGACGGTTGCGGCGGAGGATATTGAGAGAGCGGTGAGGCGTGTGATGGAGGAAGGTAGTGACGTCAGGAAGAGAGTGAAGGAGATGGCTGAGAAGTGCCACGTGGCGTTAGAGGATGGTGGATCTTCGCAGGTGGCTTTGCAGAAGTTTATTCGAGACGTGGTCGAAAACGTTGTGGTCTAA
- the LOC106320502 gene encoding UDP-glycosyltransferase 71B5-like isoform X2, with protein sequence MKKIQLVFIPAAEIGHLRSTVELAKKLLDEDDLLSITVLIIPRPSADDSDHVTPLFTPSQERLRHVTISAADQPPDVPLDPKAFMDNQKPKVRDAVSKLLDSPPRLAGFVVDMFCTSMIEVAEEFKVRTYMMYTSNAAFLGITLHLQLMFDEKRYDVSELDDSVNELDFPCLTRPYPVECLPYLFTSKQWLPFFFDQARNFRKLKGILVNSFAELEPHSLKIFSGDLPQAYPVGPLLHLQNDVVEAKQSEVLRWLDEQPARSVVFLCFGSMGGFNEEQTREIAVALERSGHRFLWSLRRGSPDILTEPPGDYANPEEVLPEGFSDRTSGRGKVIGWAPQVAVLAKPAIGSFVTHCGWNSVLESLWFGVPMVTWPLYVEQKINAFEMVEELGLAVEIRRFFRGDLLGGEMETVAAEDIERAVRRVMEEGSDVRKRVKEMAEKCHVALEDGGSSQVALQKFIRDVVENVVV encoded by the exons atgaagaaaatccAA CTTGTGTTCATACCCGCGGCGGAAATTGGCCATCTCCGGTCAACCGTCGAGTTAGCTAAGAAACTCCTCGACGAAGACGATCTTCTCTCAATCACCGTACTCATCATCCCTCGCCCTTCCGCCGACGATTCCGACCACGTTACACCCCTTTTCACGCCGTCTCAAGAACGCCTCCGTCACGTCACCATCTCCGCCGCAGATCAACCACCCGACGTTCCTCTCGATCCTAAAGCCTTCATGGACAACCAAAAGCCGAAAGTGAGAGACGCAGTCTCCAAACTCCTCGACTCGCCGCCGCGGCTCGCCGGATTCGTCGTCGACATGTTCTGCACGTCGATGATAGAAGTAGCTGAAGAATTCAAAGTCCGTACGTATATGATGTACACGTCAAACGCTGCGTTTCTAGGAATCACGCTTCATCTCCAGTTAATGTTCGACGAGAAGAGGTATGACGTCAGCGAGTTGGACGACTCGGTCAACGAGTTGGACTTCCCGTGTTTGACTCGTCCTTATCCTGTGGAATGTCTTCCTTATCTATTCACCTCTAAGCAGTGGCTTCCCTTCTTTTTTGACCAAGCACGAAACTTCCGAAAGTTGAAGGGTATTTTAGTAAATTCCTTTGCTGAGCTGGAGCCTCACTCTTTGAAAATATTCTCTGGTGACCTTCCTCAAGCGTATCCAGTGGGACCACTGCTGCATCTCCAAAACGACGTCGTCGAAGCGAAGCAATCGGAGGTTTTACGGTGGCTCGACGAGCAACCGGCGAGGTCGGTCGTGTTCCTCTGTTTCGGGAGCATGGGAGGCTTCAACGAGGAGCAAACGAGAGAAATCGCCGTCGCGTTGGAAAGAAGCGGCCACCGGTTTCTCTGGTCTCTCCGCCGCGGATCGCCGGATATACTGACGGAGCCTCCCGGAGATTACGCGAATCCGGAGGAGGTTCTACCGGAGGGATTCTCGGATCGGACGTCGGGGAGAGGGAAGGTGATCGGATGGGCTCCGCAAGTGGCGGTGCTCGCTAAGCCGGCGATCGGGAGCTTCGTTACCCACTGCGGATGGAACTCGGTGCTCGAGAGCTTGTGGTTCGGCGTTCCGATGGTGACGTGGCCGCTCTACGTGGAGCAGAAGATCAACGCGTTCGAGATGGTGGAGGAGCTTGGACTGGCGGTGGAGATACGGAGGTTCTTTAGAGGAGATTTGTTGGGCGGAGAGATGGAGACGGTTGCGGCGGAGGATATTGAGAGAGCGGTGAGGCGTGTGATGGAGGAAGGTAGTGACGTCAGGAAGAGAGTGAAGGAGATGGCTGAGAAGTGCCACGTGGCGTTAGAGGATGGTGGATCTTCGCAGGTGGCTTTGCAGAAGTTTATTCGAGACGTGGTCGAAAACGTTGTGGTCTAA